The Coffea arabica cultivar ET-39 chromosome 10e, Coffea Arabica ET-39 HiFi, whole genome shotgun sequence region AATCTGAAGTTGAAGGACCATTATTGGGACTGGTGGTCTGCCTGGGGACATTAGCATATTTGGCTTTCATTTTATACCTCATCTCACATGGTGGTAGCCTGCCTATTACCAATCTGTTCAGCCACATGCACTCTACTGGATTTGCCCAGCTCAAGAGCTAAGCCAACAATCCTTTTGCCAGGTTAATAAAATGGAACTCCATAACACCCATCACTGAAAAGCCTTATTGCATTACAACGGTGCCAGGAAGCCTTTGGCAGAATTGGCTATGCCGTATCAGGTGAGGTAAGTGCACATCAAGACTCAGGATTCAAGTGCGAGAGCTGAGAACTGTTCTATACTACTTTTGAGCATGTCCTGCTACAACCATGGTATAAAAGTTCGTTGACTAATTGAGAATCTTTACTGCGCTCTTGAGTTTTTGACTCGAGTCGTTAAGTGCATGCATGACAAAGTGAATCTACTGCTGAAAATACAACGGATCATCACTACTATGTTCAGAGGGTGTGGAGTAAGAAGAAGACATGCACATGTTTGGAGGATATATAGCTAGCGTCGTTCAGTAATGGTTACGGGCAGTTTTACTCCATTGCCAGGGAACTaatgtcttgtttgtttgttttatatatatatatataaagctgGTAGGAGTTAATTGATTATATTTGATAGCTAAGAAGTTTAGAGATTTAACTGTCATGTCATTAGCACACAGCTGAATTGTATCTTTTGAGAAAATGAAACTTATGGTTTGCTTGAATCCACCAAATGCAAGTCACTTTTTTATGTCTAATGTGACTTTCAGAACTCGGCTTTTTTTACTTCAGAGAATAAGGTCAATGAAGTTGCACGAGACAAAGTAAACTTGGCCCCTTTTCTGGTTTCTCAATGGCTACAGCCTTCATCTGGCCTTGTGATATAGTGCTAGGATGATTAGGCATTAATCACGAGAACTGAGAAGAGGATGGGGGAACACAGCAAATACAGCAAGATGCAGATAAATGAACATATTGACCAGTGCCAAAATGACAGTAGTACTACTACTATCTACAAATCCAGCAATTCAAGGTAACGCGTGAGTTCATCCAATAATGCTCGGGGGCAGTAATTTGCTCGGAAAATACAGGCGTGGAAGATGACAGATTCACTAATACCATAATCCTTAAGCAGCTTCTAGACTTGGGAACAGAAATGAATTGCCAGCCAAGGAAGCTCGATCTCAGTCCAAATCTTTGAgggaaatcagaaatttcttgAGTTGTCGTATTTGGAAGGATGACGAGGAATCGGAGTCAAAAGTAATTACCCGAAATGGAAAGAGACACGGTTTTGACTGTTCGAATGACTTTGAATCCGGTCAATATGGTTGGACTTCGGACTTGCCTAAGCATCACATCACGCATGGCCAGACTCATGATTACACCAAGCCTCGTCTCACAAACTCATAAGCAAGCGGATTCCGCAAAAGCAGGTACCACCTGTTTGTTTGGGGAGGATTGGACTGGGTGGTAAATTGATAAGCATTACCTATTTATGAGATAATTTACTGTATTAGATCAAATTTACCAATAGAACATCTCATATGCAAGTGGGATCCATCCATATACGTAGCTAGATCTCACCTATGTGCGAAATGATCTAACGGTGGATTAGGTCTATAATAGACTCTCCCACACATAATTAAGTTTTTAATTAGGGGCTCTTGATGGATTTCGGCAAGGGGGTTAATTTGATATGTGACATAACACAGTCACAGTCAGtcgtagagttttttttttttttttatctaattaTGCAATAGATTAGATGTGTTTCTAACGAGAGAAGTATAAAATATATGCTTTAACCACACAAGGGCtacccaaaagaaaaatgaacaaTGGATATAGAGTAATTGTTTTGAGCATCTTACCTTTCGTAGCTCACAAGTTTCTTTTTGAACCCTTATcactataaaaaaaattcttgagcTGTCAACAATACGTATAATACTACAAGAATTAGAGATTATGTATTCAAGTCTGACTAAATACCAGTTTTGGCTAACTCTATATTTAGTTACCATTTAAAGTATTTAATCAATATGTCTACTACAAGGGGCAGATTTAAGGTGGGGGCACTGTActtaaattcctataatacttatataattttaatataattttaagTGTGCCTccagtgtttttttttaaaaaatataaaagaattacgtgattttttaaattagttcatAAACTAAAATTCTAAAAGGATACGTGGgcacaaatttcatttgaaataagtttaaaaaaaaaatcttttcatTTCAACTAGCAAGTATCAATCATATCATTCACTTTCTTTGGACTCTACTCCCCAATTTCCCTTCCCTCCTTTGGGCCCCATTTTTCCCCTACAACCGAGAGCCACTACCTTCCACAACCAAGCAACTAGCTACTCTTTCTCTTGATCAATTCATCCAATCATATCATTCACTTCCTTTGTTCTCACTTCCCAATTTCCCTTCCCTCCACTGGTCCCTCATTTTCCCTCCACAACCGAAAGCCATTCTTATTTCCACAACCAAATTagttatcaaaatataaaaacttacaGCGAacaattgtaaatagtttagtttgtttttgaaataaaattattattacattaataattttgaattagTTTGTTTAGTACGTACACGGTACAcctaataaaattatttttctaacgCATTCGAAGTACTCAAATTTATTATGACTAAAGTTATTCATGGAATAGTGGATTATAATACCTAATAAAGTAACAAAAAGTTAGTTCGTCCTTACTGTTGATCTAAATTTGGTTTTGCTTACTAAAATACTTAGTTAAGGACTTTTGTACGCTGTAAACCAACAATGCACACACCTAACCATTTAATCCACACAAtatagacacaaaaaaaaaaacattttcttgGAATGTTAAAAGTCTTATTGCTTGTTCTTAAGTGTTTTGTGAATGACAAAACATGCACTATGTATTTAGTAAATCCTACAATTTCATTCTTGTTCAACTTAATTTACCCTTATTGATATTAATAGCTAAAAGATGTACcgcattttgcattttcttgctAGTTCAATCACAAGAACTTACTAgagatgctttttttttttcataaatatttcttctacatattttttaatcatttttttttacctcacatacgttatatctttaaaaaaaaatattacagtaatatttttctcaaaaacccTTGAAAAAATTATATTCCAAACAACCTCTCACTGAGCTTAATAATAGCAAAAGGATGTACCACATTTTACACTTGCTTGCCTGTTCAACCTTGTTATGGCAAAATATGAACTAGCTGCTGCAATCTTCTGAAGGATGTTACCGTACTGCCACGTTCAATGCGATTAAACACCCCAGTTTTGACCAAGCAAATCATCCATGCACAAATTGAGCATGGTCTAGTCTAGCACAGCCTCGTGCAAGCTTTTACCTGGAATTTTCTTTAGCTTCTTCCAGCCTTCTACAAGTGACAACTGACCTGCAGAATTTGACCCACTCTTGCTCCTCTCACCTGGTCATTTCCAGACTGCCATCGCCTCAATTTCCTTGCATTGCATGCACCCTCCAACATGAGTAAGTTCAGTTCCATTGAGGAAAGGGTTACTGGAGAAAGTTTTGCTTTTAGCTTTTGGCAATAAAAATGGCACAAACCATGAAAGGTCTCAATAACCAATGCCTTTCCAATTATATCAGGTGTGCCAGAAATACACCAACGGGCCATAAACTCAACAAAAAAAGGCCAAGACATGGGAGGGAAAGTTTCTTTACTTCCATCTTTTGAGtcgattttctcatttttcataaTTAACTGGAAGACAGACATACTAAAGTTGCAATAATACAAATTAATTTCGTAAAAGAAACTGATCCGCAATTAATAAATTGTTAGTACCATGTCCTACTTTGCTTAGGAACCATGCAAAATTTTTCTATTAACTTGTCATGCCATATGATGCTACATTATTAGAAGGTTTTAAAGAGCATGCTGACGGAGTAAAACGTCCAAACCACATATTAATGACTCAATAAAGGATTACAAGACGTCAAATTATGCATCCACATTGCTCTATGAAGCAGGTTCTAGTTTTCACCAGTACGCATGAAAGAATAGAACTTGTATGGTAGATTCTTGTGTATGCAGTCAAAGATTGGGTTGTCTCTATTGAATGGCTTTGAATTACTTGTTGTAATTGACTCGACGGACCCACTCTTCACATATCAATTTACCAGAAATTTCCTCTCAAAAGATATAGAAAAGACCCCAGGACGAAGGATAAGACATGGATCCTTGGACTATCAGGGTTGGATAGATTTGGTTTACAGAATACAGTCTTGTTAACCGTAGTATATCTTAGAAttacatattattattattatcttgtATCACCGTACATTACTCACTATCAATATACACGTATTATCAAACATTTATGCGACCCCGAATGGTAGTATAATTTAGGCTAATCACACTTTGCACCCCTCAATTTTAAATGTAATCATATTTTGCCATGCTCAACCTTGAAAAATGCAATTTATCCCTCATGAGAAAGTAGTcaacctattttttttttccttagtaTAGGTGAGAGGGTTCGACCTCAAAACCTTCGAATCCTCTTATTTACACTGTTTCCGTCAAATAATTCTACCtattcctaaaaaaaaaaaaaattttctaagtgTAGGTGAGAGGGTTCGAAGGGTTCGAATTCTCTCACTTACACTGTGTCTCCGTCAAATAATCATGTCTATCTctaaaaaagtagttaactttaaaacttttgatttcgtaataaaaaaaaaaattgaatgttAATGACATTATTGTCCTTGTATATATTGTTGAATATATATAAACacgcatacatatatatacatacacgcATATATATACAGTTTGCCCTTAACCTTCAATGAATTCGTAAATCGACCCTACCTAGCTACTATTTCCTAGTAAATACGCGAACAGAGGGATGCAGGTGCAATTGGGCAGAAGCCACGTCCAACACATGGACGCGCATGAGTTGCAGAGAGAGACTTTACTATAAATTGCATGGGCTCTCTCAGGCTTTCCTTTCATCTGCAAACTCCAATTCTTTTCCTATTTCTATTAGATGTCTTTCTCCTCCACTCTACCCGATCACCCCTGCCCCCATCAAACCCCGCCCCCGGCCCCGACCCACACAATCCCTTTTTcccttaaaattttaaaattttaaaaggaaaaaaacagagaaaaaaatGCGCCCTTTTTAATACCTATAAATACACCCTTTTGCTGAGAAGTCAGATAAAACCCTCTTAAAGCCTCACTCTAGAAAACACGCACACATTCTTTTAGCACTTGTAACGGAGATATGGAACATAGGGGCTTAGGGAACCGGCGAATTCCTTATTTTCCGGCGAGTTATTCATCCGAGAGTCAAGCCCAGAATTTTTTCATGTACCCTTTTCGCCGGAACTCCTTGCCTGAGGCTGGCTTTGACCACCCCCCACCACAAACCCCTAACGTTTTTCCCTGTGATCAAACCCTCGAATCAGCTCTCTCAAGACTCAACCTTTCTTCGGATATTCACCACCAGACGGCACCGTTCCAGCCTCCGGAGACGGACACGGAGGGTTCAATGGGATTTTTTCGTTCTGTGGGTTTGAACAATGTGGCATTTGAGCAGGGTGGTTTAATTGGCTTCGATGATTATCACACTGGTGGTGGGCCTGGTGGCCACCAGCGGGAGGCTTTTGGCTTTGGTGGGGCCCACCGGAACCCCTTCGCGGGCCCGGGGAACTGGGATTGTGGGCCCGCGATTTCCGGCGTTAGTGGTGGCATTTGCAGGGAGCCATGGTGTGGGGATGAGGCTGCCTGCTTGTTGAATGTTGACCTGAAAAATGACAACAGTCAAAGGTTTTGTGATCATGGCTACTCTTTCTTGCAATGCAAGCAATCCTTATCAAGAGGAAACCAGAATGGTGTGTCGATGGAAAATATGGATGGACTATCTAATGGCTTTCTGTCGAGAAATTTAAGCTTCTTGAGGCCTAATTCGCAAAACAATAGACAATTATATGCAAGGATTAAGAATCAATTAGATGGATTATCTTTGCGAGATATGAGGGGAAGGATTGTTTCCTTCGCTAAAGATCAGAGTGGAAGTAAGATTTTGCAGGCGAAAGTGGATCATGCTAATGAAGGAGAGATTGAGATGGCAATATCTGAGATTTTGGATCATGCTTCTGATCTGATGAAAAATCAATCTGGTAGTTATTTCATACAGAAGCTTTTCGTGGTCTGCAGTGAGGAACAGAGGACTAGGATTATTTTGGCTGTTACCAACAATTCTTTTCAGCTTGTTGATATTTGTCTCAATCCAAACGGGTATAATATACTGTTGATTGTTGATTTGATATATTTTAGCTTTGTCTGGATCTTGAATAGCActtaagtttaaatttttttttttgtctgaaTTGGCCTATATAAATTCTACAGAGCTCGCACTATGCAgaaattgttggaaaatttaaGTACCCCTGAGCAGATATCGTTTGTAATCTCTGCTTTAAGCCCTGAGGCTGTGGCTTTGGCTAACGACCCCAATGGTCAGCATGTTATCCGATATTGCTTGATGCATTACCCCTATGAGTACCACAAGGTAATCCCGTTCTATTTATatattgttttcctttttcttttttcttttttttttttttttggtgccgGTGGGGGTGGAAGATTACAATTTCTATATGTAGCATGGGGGACAACTAAGAATCTTAAATGTAAGAATTGGAGCAATTACCATCTTTCTCTTCGGTTGTGCTCTGGATGGCAAATAGGTCGAAATTTATCTGGATGGAATTGTATGCATTCGGGGGGGATAGTctgacattattttgttttccctgGACAGCAGACTGTTGCTTTTAATTTTTCAAGTGAAATGTTCTATGTGCTGCTTGGTGTGACGATTTACTGTGACGGATAAGAGGTTTAGGAATTCATTCAAGTGGGAAAGTGTTCATCATTAGATATTctgttaatttattttcctCGATGCTGTGGCCTAGATGGCAGATATATGTGATGCTGTCAAAGTCATTGCAAAAGTCTTTGTGCTGTGATGCATTGTACCTTTTGCTGACTAAGATACTCTGATAAGTAAGTTTTACTATCACCTGAGGATCCCTCCTCATTTTGTCCCACTAAAGAACTTGCTGGTGGTTGAACTAGACGCTCCACCATTAGAGATCACCTAGGGGTTGGTTAGCACCCCTGAGATTGCCATGCGTGTCGTGCATTTGTGCACTTCTCAAGCAGTACCTTAAGGATGGGCCTTTGTGGTGTATGCTTAGAGAAAGTCACTTTGGGTGTCACCTTCAAGGCTGCATGCTGCACAAAGATAACTTTGAAGGTTTTATTTAGGGGCTCCTACTTCATTATGCCCACAAAGATCAGCTAGATAGCAATGGTAGTAAGGGGACAGTAAATTGGAGGTTCAGCCTAATGTTACTTAAGTTTCTACTAGGGTACTAACTCTTATTTACCATCCTTTCAAAAGGTGAAAGGTGCCACAAGGGACAACTTGACTGCCTAGTGACACTATGGAGACCATTCACATCTATGCTCATGACTTTAGTTTTCACATGCCAATCTTGCGCTCTTCATTGTTAAATATATCAACCTATGTAAAGCTGACATTCTTAAGCGGATTGTGAGTCCTGCCAAGCCTCACGATGCATATGTGATTGTGACATTCTTAAGCGATACATGTGTGATGCCTAGCTATATACTTTACCCTGAAAGTCCACTTTCTTTGCTATTTTTCATAACATGCTTCTGATATTCGGTTTAGGTTGCAAAACTTGAGGCCCTTCTTGTATGTTCcttggtttagtgtttggcttTTAGCTTAGACAAAAAAATCTAGAAGTTGTTTCCAATCTTCTTTCCTGTCTAGGTTATAGCTTTTGTCAAGTCAAAAAGATCTCAAAGCAAGAAGTTGTGTGATAATAGCTTTCAGAATCATTTATTTGCCCGCAACTTTAACTTGAAACAAGAATGAGCCATGCACGACTTAGCTCTCCTCTTCTGGAGGACTATTTAGTTGTGCGAAAAGTTTTGAATTATGACCTACATAGACCAAAGAAAAGCTAACCTTGGTTGTTCAGTATATTCTTACAGATTATCATTACCAAATACTTACTATTTTTTTTGTACTGCAGCATTCAAGCAAAAACTTCTGCTAGTATAATCGTTTATAATCTCAAGGAATCTtatctttgtttacttttaccaTCAATCATCTTCTAGAGAAAAACTTAAGAGCATGTGAAAGATAAATCTCAGCCACTTTGTTATTTTCCTTGGGTTTAACTTTAAGTTAGGGTTTAGGTTTTAGACATTCAGGAGGCTTTCTCATAAAATTCAAACTTGATAGAAGAGTACTTTTGTATAGGTGCTCTTTTTATATTTCACAGCGTTATACTTTTATAGGCTTGTAGATTTATTCTCTATCAAAAGCGATGTTATAGATGTTCCTTTTTTCTCTGTGGGAAAGGAATAGCTGCTGGATGAGA contains the following coding sequences:
- the LOC113712028 gene encoding putative pumilio homolog 8, chloroplastic, with protein sequence MEHRGLGNRRIPYFPASYSSESQAQNFFMYPFRRNSLPEAGFDHPPPQTPNVFPCDQTLESALSRLNLSSDIHHQTAPFQPPETDTEGSMGFFRSVGLNNVAFEQGGLIGFDDYHTGGGPGGHQREAFGFGGAHRNPFAGPGNWDCGPAISGVSGGICREPWCGDEAACLLNVDLKNDNSQRFCDHGYSFLQCKQSLSRGNQNGVSMENMDGLSNGFLSRNLSFLRPNSQNNRQLYARIKNQLDGLSLRDMRGRIVSFAKDQSGSKILQAKVDHANEGEIEMAISEILDHASDLMKNQSGSYFIQKLFVVCSEEQRTRIILAVTNNSFQLVDICLNPNGARTMQKLLENLSTPEQISFVISALSPEAVALANDPNGQHVIRYCLMHYPYEYHKHLLNEIVHNCYTIATDKSGCCVLQSCVENAYGEPKERLMNEIIRNALQLAEDPYGNYVVQHLLGLKIPEVTALLLEQLRGHFVALSSDKYASNVVEKILVDSGKGHSATVIMELLTSPNAGSLLVHPYGNFVIQKALSIAKGEVYVALHRLIQSNAQSMRSNLFGRKILAWFEKKKHQHV